The proteins below are encoded in one region of Ferruginibacter lapsinanis:
- a CDS encoding nucleotide pyrophosphohydrolase: MDNLKIKLRQFAKDRNWDQFHSPKNLSMALAGEVGELMEIFQWLKEEETLLDNINEKNLLRAKEELADIFIYIIRIADKLGIDLINEANKKIDLNSVKYPVELSKDNAVKYNRRDE, from the coding sequence ATGGATAACTTAAAAATAAAACTGCGACAATTTGCAAAGGACAGAAATTGGGATCAATTCCATAGTCCCAAGAATTTATCAATGGCTTTAGCTGGTGAAGTTGGTGAACTTATGGAAATCTTTCAATGGCTAAAAGAGGAAGAAACATTATTGGATAATATAAATGAAAAGAATCTTTTGAGGGCTAAGGAAGAATTAGCAGACATATTTATTTATATTATTAGAATCGCAGATAAATTAGGTATTGACTTGATTAATGAAGCAAATAAAAAAATTGATTTGAATTCAGTTAAATATCCTGTAGAACTATCAAAAGATAATGCTGTAAAATATAATAGAAGAGATGAGTAA
- a CDS encoding DUF2911 domain-containing protein, with protein sequence MNKLSLFLCFALFAISTTAQVKMPQPSPTQTIKQNFGIGEIELTYSRPGAKGRKIFGDLVPFDKIWRTGANAATKFSLTEPIEMGGKKLDTGSYVLYTIPGKQNWEIIINKGLSNWGIDGYKESEDVARFTVEPKKIKPAVETFTMEFANVKAESCELLITWEKTAVTIPITTNFKEKVKAQLEAAMLTDKKPYWQAAQFYNEYEKDLPKAIGYADKALETYPKAFWIYIYKARMQKENGDIAGAKISSDKSLELAKEAKNDDYIKMNEEFQKKL encoded by the coding sequence ATGAATAAGCTATCTCTGTTTTTGTGTTTTGCTTTATTTGCAATCAGCACAACAGCACAAGTAAAAATGCCTCAACCATCTCCTACCCAAACCATTAAACAGAATTTTGGTATTGGTGAGATAGAATTAACCTACTCACGCCCAGGTGCAAAAGGAAGAAAAATCTTTGGCGACCTTGTCCCTTTTGATAAGATATGGCGTACGGGAGCCAATGCCGCTACCAAATTCAGTTTAACTGAACCGATCGAAATGGGAGGCAAAAAATTAGATACAGGTTCTTATGTTCTATATACCATCCCGGGCAAGCAAAACTGGGAAATCATCATTAACAAAGGACTTTCCAATTGGGGAATAGACGGATACAAAGAATCTGAAGATGTTGCACGTTTTACTGTAGAACCTAAAAAAATAAAACCGGCCGTAGAAACTTTTACAATGGAATTTGCAAATGTGAAAGCTGAAAGTTGTGAACTATTGATCACATGGGAAAAAACTGCTGTTACTATCCCTATCACTACAAATTTTAAAGAAAAAGTAAAGGCTCAATTAGAGGCAGCTATGCTTACCGACAAAAAACCTTACTGGCAAGCGGCTCAATTTTATAACGAATACGAAAAAGATCTGCCGAAAGCAATTGGTTATGCCGACAAAGCGCTTGAAACATACCCTAAGGCTTTTTGGATATACATATACAAAGCAAGAATGCAAAAAGAAAACGGTGACATTGCCGGCGCAAAAATAAGCTCTGACAAATCTTTGGAACTAGCTAAAGAAGCTAAGAATGATGACTATATAAAAATGAATGAAGAATTTCAAAAGAAATTATAA
- a CDS encoding carboxypeptidase-like regulatory domain-containing protein, translating to MSNNKINSIYTVEDIYDYLSGKMTPAERHAIEKAALDDPLLADAIEGYSNVPEFTQEQGFENINEHLVNLRAKFITDKTAAVSIKNYKTIWRAAAAVLLLIGGTVLALYFSDHLNNKITPIAKVEPSVTSTITPIPLDSTKAITGGNSNTKVEKQEIAFTKKEEPVSFTAKKQAEEKIIQSDDERIEPITATNNMKSIADEKNIPAVAPRILKSDEAAVAAEKRKEELSAKKAVQNNSKNVVFSGRVVNKNNQPIAFASLKTEEGLMSTTDDSGMFSLPISKKKTGKVTFRASNYLQKTVIASGGFQTIVLDNNRVSNSNNSNIANTQNKPGQVLVLHKTGAEPKEGWQKYLSYLVEKISYSTYDTGKPVTGETIVIFDIDTKGEPMNFSFEKQIDADVNDAVEDLIVTGPEWKLTDEHLTIGHIKLKIIF from the coding sequence ATGAGTAACAATAAAATAAATAGCATTTACACAGTAGAAGACATTTACGACTATTTGTCGGGTAAAATGACTCCTGCAGAAAGGCATGCTATTGAAAAAGCTGCATTGGATGATCCATTATTAGCCGACGCTATTGAAGGATACAGCAATGTGCCCGAATTTACCCAGGAACAAGGCTTTGAAAACATCAACGAACACCTGGTGAATTTAAGAGCCAAATTTATCACCGATAAAACCGCAGCAGTATCTATAAAAAATTACAAAACCATCTGGAGAGCCGCAGCAGCAGTTTTGTTATTGATAGGAGGCACTGTTTTGGCTCTCTATTTCTCTGATCATCTAAACAATAAAATAACCCCCATTGCGAAGGTAGAACCGAGTGTAACATCAACTATTACACCTATACCATTAGATAGTACAAAAGCGATAACAGGTGGCAACAGTAATACAAAAGTTGAGAAACAGGAAATTGCTTTTACAAAAAAAGAAGAGCCCGTTTCATTTACTGCCAAAAAACAGGCTGAAGAAAAAATCATTCAATCTGATGATGAAAGAATAGAACCGATTACAGCAACCAACAATATGAAATCTATTGCTGATGAAAAAAATATACCGGCAGTAGCTCCACGCATTCTCAAAAGTGATGAAGCTGCAGTTGCAGCAGAAAAAAGAAAAGAAGAATTAAGTGCAAAAAAAGCCGTACAAAACAATAGTAAAAATGTAGTTTTTTCCGGCAGAGTAGTAAATAAGAACAATCAACCTATTGCATTTGCTTCGCTTAAAACTGAAGAAGGGCTTATGTCTACAACAGATGACAGCGGAATGTTCAGCCTGCCAATCTCTAAGAAAAAAACCGGCAAGGTCACTTTTAGAGCAAGTAACTATTTACAAAAAACTGTAATCGCATCCGGCGGTTTCCAGACAATTGTACTTGATAATAATAGGGTCAGCAACTCCAATAACAGCAATATAGCTAATACACAGAACAAACCCGGACAAGTATTGGTATTACACAAAACCGGCGCCGAACCAAAAGAAGGATGGCAAAAATATTTAAGCTATCTTGTAGAGAAAATATCATACTCTACCTATGATACAGGTAAACCGGTAACAGGCGAAACAATTGTTATATTTGATATCGATACTAAAGGCGAGCCAATGAATTTTTCTTTTGAAAAACAAATTGATGCTGACGTAAATGATGCAGTAGAGGATTTGATCGTAACCGGCCCCGAATGGAAATTGACTGATGAACATTTAACCATCGGTCATATTAAATTGAAAATTATTTTTTAA
- a CDS encoding SAM hydrolase/SAM-dependent halogenase family protein, whose product MPLLTITSDIGQQDFLVGAVKGQLLQLINNITIVDITHELSPFNYPQAAYVCRNALKNFPSGSMHLVMVNLFEERPEHMLLAEHNGQIIGCADNGLLTMILEEVPQKVVALELDKNQQKNTLYCTTVFSRAFNEIISGKKLEEVGDASVSIRVKNPLRPLLGNNWIEGQIIFIDNFENVIVNITKEEFEEQRKGRSFKVVFKRDEVIDKISETYADVHEGEKLALFNSAGYLEIAINKGNAAGLFGLQGFSEKQQQNQSQYNSNRLFYQTVKVYFE is encoded by the coding sequence ATGCCTTTACTAACAATTACATCGGATATTGGCCAGCAGGATTTTCTTGTTGGGGCGGTAAAGGGACAGTTATTACAACTGATCAACAATATCACTATTGTTGATATTACACATGAGTTATCGCCTTTCAATTATCCGCAGGCCGCTTATGTATGCAGAAATGCATTAAAGAATTTTCCTTCCGGCAGTATGCACCTGGTAATGGTAAATTTATTTGAAGAAAGGCCTGAACATATGCTACTTGCTGAGCACAATGGACAGATCATTGGTTGTGCTGACAATGGTTTACTGACGATGATATTAGAAGAAGTCCCTCAAAAAGTAGTGGCGCTTGAACTGGATAAAAATCAACAAAAAAACACCCTTTATTGCACTACGGTTTTTTCCAGAGCCTTTAATGAAATCATCTCCGGTAAAAAACTGGAAGAAGTTGGAGATGCTTCTGTTTCGATCAGGGTAAAAAATCCGCTTAGGCCACTATTGGGTAACAATTGGATCGAAGGTCAGATCATCTTTATTGATAATTTTGAAAACGTAATTGTAAATATTACCAAAGAAGAATTTGAGGAACAACGAAAAGGAAGAAGTTTTAAAGTTGTATTTAAAAGAGACGAAGTAATTGACAAGATTAGTGAAACTTATGCCGATGTACATGAAGGGGAAAAATTAGCCTTATTCAATTCAGCAGGTTATCTTGAAATTGCTATTAATAAAGGAAATGCTGCAGGACTCTTTGGTTTACAGGGCTTTTCAGAAAAACAACAGCAAAATCAAAGCCAGTATAACAGTAACAGGCTTTTTTACCAAACGGTAAAAGTGTATTTTGAATAA
- a CDS encoding SDR family oxidoreductase has product MSEFFKNKVVAITGGSNGIGKAIIDILLASGAKVATCSRNQDKLYNLQIQNSNKPLHTVVADVSHYSECKKFIDSTIKTFGGIDILINNAGISMRSLLKDADIDVIEKVMSINFYGTLYCTKLALESITERKGTIVGVSSIAGYRGLPGRAGYSASKFAVNGFMETLRVELADSGVNVMWVCPGFTSSNIRNAALNERGQAQGEGPMDESTMMSSDECARHILNAIEKRKRTLILTFTGKRTVFLNKFFPAWTDKLVHNFYFKKGKLVK; this is encoded by the coding sequence ATGAGCGAATTTTTTAAAAATAAAGTGGTGGCCATTACCGGTGGTAGTAATGGTATTGGCAAGGCAATTATAGATATCCTGCTTGCATCAGGTGCAAAAGTGGCTACTTGTAGCCGTAATCAGGATAAATTATACAATCTTCAGATACAAAATTCCAATAAGCCATTACATACCGTTGTTGCGGATGTAAGTCATTATTCAGAATGTAAAAAATTCATTGACTCTACCATCAAAACCTTTGGTGGTATTGACATATTAATTAATAATGCAGGTATTTCAATGCGGTCATTATTAAAAGATGCAGATATTGATGTGATTGAAAAAGTCATGAGTATTAATTTTTATGGCACACTTTACTGCACAAAACTGGCCTTAGAGTCAATTACAGAGAGAAAAGGAACAATTGTAGGTGTATCTTCTATTGCAGGATATCGTGGTTTACCGGGAAGAGCCGGGTATTCTGCTTCCAAATTTGCCGTGAATGGTTTTATGGAAACTTTAAGGGTTGAATTGGCAGATAGCGGGGTGAATGTAATGTGGGTATGCCCGGGTTTTACCAGCAGTAATATCAGAAATGCGGCATTAAATGAAAGAGGGCAAGCACAGGGTGAAGGACCAATGGATGAGAGTACTATGATGTCATCTGATGAATGTGCCAGACATATTTTAAATGCCATTGAAAAAAGAAAAAGAACATTAATACTAACTTTTACGGGCAAACGAACTGTATTTTTAAATAAGTTTTTTCCGGCATGGACTGATAAGTTGGTACATAACTTCTATTTCAAAAAGGGAAAGCTGGTTAAATAA
- a CDS encoding RNA polymerase sigma factor has protein sequence MNFLTNISADKKTDKELILAFKESNDSRYLSILYQRYMDLVFGVCFKYFKEAERSKDAVMDIYEELHYKLRSHEVENFKGWLHTLARNFCLMQLRSPKNLKTTEFSGDFMQSIENTHLTNEAFEKEESFLKLEDCLKRLPGDQQKTIELFFLQKKCYNEIAEMTGHDWNKVRSFIQNGKRNLKLCIEGKNK, from the coding sequence TTGAATTTTCTTACCAACATATCAGCTGATAAAAAAACTGACAAGGAGTTGATCCTTGCTTTTAAAGAAAGTAATGACAGCAGATATTTAAGCATTCTATATCAACGATATATGGACCTGGTATTTGGGGTATGTTTTAAATATTTTAAAGAAGCTGAACGTAGTAAAGATGCCGTGATGGATATCTATGAAGAACTGCATTATAAGTTAAGATCTCACGAAGTGGAAAATTTTAAGGGCTGGTTACATACATTGGCACGAAATTTTTGTTTAATGCAGTTAAGAAGTCCTAAGAACCTCAAAACCACTGAATTTAGTGGCGATTTTATGCAATCGATAGAAAATACGCATCTGACAAATGAAGCATTTGAAAAAGAAGAAAGCTTCCTTAAACTGGAAGATTGTTTAAAAAGGTTACCCGGAGATCAGCAAAAGACTATTGAGTTGTTCTTTTTACAAAAAAAATGTTACAATGAAATTGCCGAAATGACCGGTCACGATTGGAATAAAGTAAGAAGTTTTATTCAAAATGGAAAAAGGAACTTAAAGCTTTGCATAGAAGGAAAAAATAAATGA
- a CDS encoding IS3 family transposase (programmed frameshift): protein MEKKQKQSTENFIKDIRRRTRRLFTSEQKILIVMEALRGESSTAEICRKHGINQALFYKWNKEFMEAGKKRLNGDTTREATSDEVTELRKENQRLKEMVADLMLRYDIVKKSNHLGVSEKYQRRMRLSVAEKEEIIQLVERSELGVNRTLVQLGINKSTFYNWYKAYLDKGANGLESKRATRQRWNTIPQSEKNLVVEIALEYAELSPRELSCKLSDVKGIFISESSVYRILKAKGLITSPSHILLAAGNEFSQKTCFVHEMWQTDFTYFKILGWGWYYLSTVLDDYSRFIVHWELCKTMKTEDVQRTVNRALEASELPNEFRPKLLSDNGACYIASELKIFLQNKKMKLLHGRPNHPQTQGKIERYHRSMKNVVKLDNYYCPEELEASLTAFVHYYNHERYHESLGNVTPADVYYGRQEEIFKYRQRIKMLTLQRRRQNYLRQKIAS, encoded by the exons ATGGAAAAGAAACAAAAACAGTCCACAGAAAACTTCATTAAAGACATCCGTCGCAGGACTAGGCGATTGTTCACCTCCGAACAAAAGATCCTTATAGTTATGGAAGCACTACGAGGTGAAAGCTCTACCGCAGAGATATGTCGTAAACATGGGATTAACCAGGCATTGTTTTACAAATGGAATAAAGAGTTCATGGAAGCAGGTAAGAAACGCCTTAATGGTGATACTACTCGTGAAGCTACTAGTGACGAAGTAACTGAACTACGTAAAGAGAATCAAAGGTTAAAAGAAATGGTAGCTGATCTGATGCTCCGCTATGACATTGTAAAAAAAAGC AACCATCTTGGAGTAAGCGAAAAATATCAACGTCGTATGAGATTATCAGTAGCAGAAAAGGAGGAAATCATTCAATTGGTTGAACGTTCAGAACTGGGAGTAAACAGAACTTTGGTACAGTTGGGGATCAACAAGAGTACGTTTTACAATTGGTACAAAGCTTATTTGGATAAGGGTGCTAATGGCCTTGAATCAAAACGTGCTACCCGGCAACGCTGGAATACGATACCACAGTCTGAAAAGAATCTTGTAGTGGAGATTGCGCTGGAATATGCCGAGTTATCACCCAGAGAATTATCCTGTAAACTCAGTGATGTAAAAGGAATATTCATATCAGAATCCAGCGTGTACCGGATTTTGAAGGCCAAAGGGTTAATCACCAGCCCTTCACATATTTTGTTAGCAGCAGGAAATGAATTTAGTCAAAAGACCTGCTTTGTTCATGAAATGTGGCAAACAGATTTTACTTACTTCAAGATATTGGGATGGGGATGGTATTATCTGAGTACAGTACTGGATGATTACAGCCGTTTTATTGTTCATTGGGAACTCTGTAAGACAATGAAAACAGAGGATGTACAACGAACAGTTAATAGAGCCCTGGAGGCTTCAGAGTTGCCAAATGAGTTCAGGCCAAAGTTATTATCGGACAATGGAGCTTGCTATATCGCATCAGAACTCAAAATCTTTTTACAAAACAAGAAAATGAAACTTTTACATGGCAGGCCCAATCATCCGCAAACACAAGGGAAAATTGAACGTTATCATCGGTCAATGAAAAACGTTGTTAAGTTGGATAATTACTACTGCCCTGAAGAACTGGAAGCATCATTAACGGCTTTTGTACACTACTATAATCATGAACGCTATCATGAGTCTCTTGGGAATGTCACACCGGCAGATGTTTATTACGGAAGGCAAGAAGAGATTTTTAAATACAGGCAAAGAATAAAAATGCTAACGCTTCAAAGAAGAAGGCAAAATTATTTAAGACAAAAAATAGCATCTTAA
- a CDS encoding sodium:solute symporter, whose product MSIIDWIILCLTLCGIIAYGIYKSRTTRNLDGYFLSNRSMPWYLVLLSIMGTQASAITFLSAPGQAYSDGMRFVQYYFGLPIAMVVICIFFVPVFSKLKVYTAYEFLENRFDGRTRTFTSFLFLLSRGLSTGVSIFAPSLVLSSLLGWNIYMTNLVMGGLLIIYTMSGGAKAVAHTQKLQMIIIFVALLIVAYLAVKLLPQGLDVSQAIRSSGKMNVITSGFTETGFNWKDKYNIWSGVIGGFFLALSYFGTDHSQVGRYLTAKNESESKKGLLVNGIVKVPMQFFILLLGVLIFIFYSSAKPPVYFNETMIVEANLTPYKDSLNILEHNYTEAFNSAHTADANMYRMQYRAMLQKALPAADLNDNNYIFLHFVKDNLPIGLIGLVIAMLFLASWGSIAAALNSLAACTVIDFHKRFVAEKATQKSDYVLSQWYTFGWGVFCIVIAMFAYNIGNSLIEAVNIIGSLFYGVILGIFLTAFWVKYIKATAVFSAAVIGELIVVIIYKMDVISFLWLNAIGALLVLILGVLLQAIFNFFKIGQK is encoded by the coding sequence ATGAGTATCATAGATTGGATAATATTATGTTTGACACTCTGCGGCATTATTGCCTATGGTATTTATAAGAGCCGCACCACTAGAAACTTAGATGGTTATTTTCTTAGCAACAGAAGTATGCCCTGGTATTTGGTGTTACTAAGTATCATGGGCACACAGGCGAGTGCTATCACCTTTCTTTCTGCACCCGGACAGGCTTACAGTGATGGAATGCGTTTTGTGCAATATTATTTTGGCTTGCCTATAGCGATGGTGGTTATTTGTATTTTCTTTGTTCCTGTTTTCAGCAAATTGAAAGTATATACAGCCTATGAATTTTTGGAAAACAGGTTTGATGGACGGACACGAACATTTACATCATTTCTTTTTTTATTATCGAGAGGATTAAGTACCGGCGTAAGCATTTTTGCACCATCGCTGGTATTAAGTTCTTTATTGGGTTGGAATATCTATATGACTAATTTGGTGATGGGAGGTTTGCTGATCATCTATACTATGAGTGGTGGAGCTAAAGCAGTGGCACATACCCAAAAATTGCAAATGATCATCATCTTTGTTGCTTTATTGATTGTTGCTTATTTAGCAGTTAAATTATTACCGCAGGGGCTAGATGTTTCTCAGGCAATACGTTCAAGCGGAAAGATGAATGTGATCACTTCTGGATTTACAGAAACAGGATTTAACTGGAAAGACAAATACAATATTTGGAGTGGCGTAATTGGTGGATTCTTTCTGGCCCTGAGTTATTTTGGAACAGACCATAGCCAGGTTGGTAGATATCTCACAGCAAAAAATGAGTCGGAAAGTAAAAAAGGTTTATTAGTGAATGGAATTGTGAAAGTGCCGATGCAATTTTTTATTTTATTACTGGGTGTATTGATCTTTATTTTTTACAGTTCTGCAAAGCCTCCTGTGTATTTCAATGAAACAATGATCGTTGAAGCGAACCTTACTCCTTATAAAGACTCATTGAATATTTTGGAGCATAATTATACCGAAGCATTTAATTCCGCTCATACGGCTGATGCTAATATGTATAGGATGCAATACAGAGCTATGTTACAGAAAGCGTTGCCAGCCGCAGACCTGAACGATAATAATTATATCTTTCTTCATTTTGTAAAAGACAATCTACCAATAGGGCTAATAGGATTGGTAATTGCAATGCTTTTTTTAGCATCATGGGGGAGTATAGCTGCTGCCTTAAATTCATTGGCAGCCTGTACAGTAATAGATTTTCATAAAAGATTTGTGGCTGAAAAAGCAACACAGAAAAGTGATTATGTGTTATCGCAATGGTACACATTCGGGTGGGGCGTATTTTGTATTGTTATTGCGATGTTTGCGTATAATATCGGCAATAGTTTAATTGAAGCGGTAAATATTATCGGCTCCTTATTTTACGGAGTAATATTGGGGATATTTTTAACTGCTTTCTGGGTTAAATATATCAAGGCAACTGCTGTGTTTAGTGCAGCGGTAATTGGAGAATTAATTGTGGTTATCATTTATAAAATGGATGTGATCTCTTTTTTATGGTTGAATGCAATTGGTGCATTGTTGGTACTTATTTTAGGTGTATTGTTACAAGCCATTTTTAATTTTTTTAAGATAGGTCAAAAATAA
- a CDS encoding site-specific integrase: MKRISILFWLYKSKKNNQGESPLYLRITVGGKKVETATGYFIKASEWDSNKKLVKGKSDNSILINNYITVSRSKILQIENEFTLDNSNCITADLVKQRFLGLSTQRKTLLEVFDYHNDKVKAQVGNGYSIGTYKQYEVSKGKLKSFLKYSSGEEDVSLDSLSHKFVTDFETYLKNVDGLSSNSAMKKITQLKTVVHLALANEWTTKNPFGNFKCSYKNPKREVLTNEELQTLSTKDFGCDRLNYVRDIFLFCCYTGLRYSDVAKLTPANTIVGIDGKKWLTVDTTKTDERCNIPLFEQAEILIDKYKDNPVCLNRGVMFPVNSCMSSNQSELSLRECFVI, from the coding sequence ATGAAGAGAATTAGTATTTTGTTTTGGCTTTATAAGTCAAAAAAGAACAATCAAGGAGAATCCCCGCTTTACTTACGTATTACCGTAGGGGGAAAAAAAGTAGAAACTGCTACTGGTTATTTTATTAAAGCTTCTGAATGGGACTCAAACAAGAAGCTTGTCAAGGGTAAGAGTGATAATAGTATTCTTATCAACAATTACATTACTGTAAGCCGAAGTAAAATTCTTCAAATTGAGAACGAATTTACTTTGGATAATTCCAATTGCATTACTGCGGATTTAGTTAAACAACGTTTTTTGGGTTTATCAACTCAAAGGAAAACTCTATTGGAGGTATTTGACTATCATAATGATAAAGTCAAAGCTCAAGTGGGGAATGGATATTCTATTGGGACGTATAAACAATATGAAGTCTCCAAAGGAAAATTAAAAAGCTTTCTGAAGTATTCCAGTGGAGAAGAAGATGTATCACTAGATTCATTATCTCACAAGTTTGTAACCGATTTTGAAACTTATTTAAAGAACGTTGATGGGCTGAGTTCTAATTCAGCAATGAAAAAGATTACTCAGTTGAAGACTGTTGTTCATCTTGCTCTAGCGAATGAATGGACTACAAAAAATCCATTCGGGAATTTTAAATGTAGTTATAAAAATCCTAAGAGAGAGGTACTAACAAATGAGGAATTGCAAACTTTATCAACTAAAGACTTTGGTTGTGATAGACTCAATTATGTGAGAGATATATTTTTGTTTTGTTGTTATACAGGTTTAAGGTATAGCGATGTAGCGAAATTAACTCCTGCGAATACCATTGTTGGGATTGATGGGAAAAAATGGCTTACAGTTGATACTACTAAGACTGACGAACGTTGTAATATACCATTGTTTGAACAAGCCGAAATACTTATTGATAAGTATAAGGATAATCCAGTGTGTTTAAATAGAGGTGTTATGTTCCCAGTAAACAGCTGTATGTCGTCAAATCAAAGTGAACTTTCTCTTAGAGAGTGTTTCGTGATTTAA
- a CDS encoding Na+/H+ antiporter has translation MENVGIIVMLLFGITFLGILSTKYKFPFPIILVLSGILISLIPGLPVIELDPTIVFIIFLPPLLYGAAWNTSWHEFKAAIRPISLAAIGLVIFTTVLVGVAAHWLIPGIGWPVAFLLGAIVSPPDAVAASSVTKGLGLSPRLISILEGESLVNDASGLIAYKYALTAITGSFVLWKAGLNFLVVASAGIAIGLGIAYLMYIIHKKFICDPVIEVTLTFLTPFASYLLAEHFHFSGVLAVVSTGLYLSFRSAKMFTNESRIMAYAVWDVVVYILNSLIFVLIGLQLRNVMQGITDYSTGTLVLYGIAISMVVIIVRFIWVVPAAMLPRYLSKRIREKEKDFDPRNMVLFGWAGMRGVVSMAAALALPITLDNGTAFPHRNLIIYLTFCVILSTLILLGLTLPWIIKKMKMQPHSIVAEEYEVRTHVVSHAIEHIEGNLSLIQDELLHNIKSKYEVKYNRLQKTDLPANYFGKGGTLPTNTFNEYSQLQIGLISIERKALDELHKSGKASEEILRKIERELDLEETRLQMEMYQ, from the coding sequence ATGGAAAATGTAGGTATTATCGTAATGCTTTTGTTTGGCATTACATTTTTAGGCATACTCAGTACTAAATATAAATTCCCTTTTCCCATCATATTGGTATTGAGTGGAATATTGATTAGTTTGATACCGGGGCTGCCTGTTATTGAACTTGACCCTACTATTGTGTTTATCATTTTTTTACCTCCATTATTATATGGTGCAGCATGGAATACCAGCTGGCACGAATTTAAAGCAGCAATCCGCCCTATATCACTAGCAGCAATAGGTTTAGTGATATTTACTACTGTACTTGTTGGTGTAGCAGCTCACTGGCTTATTCCGGGTATTGGCTGGCCCGTTGCATTTTTATTAGGTGCAATTGTATCTCCTCCCGACGCCGTAGCAGCATCCTCTGTTACCAAGGGACTTGGACTAAGTCCCAGACTCATTTCTATCTTAGAAGGAGAAAGTCTAGTGAATGATGCCAGTGGATTGATTGCATATAAATATGCATTGACCGCCATCACCGGTAGTTTTGTATTATGGAAAGCAGGACTTAATTTCTTAGTGGTAGCTTCTGCTGGTATAGCTATCGGACTGGGTATAGCATATCTCATGTATATCATACATAAAAAATTTATTTGTGACCCGGTTATTGAAGTTACACTTACTTTCCTAACCCCGTTTGCTTCCTACCTGTTGGCAGAACATTTTCATTTTTCAGGTGTGCTGGCAGTAGTATCAACAGGCCTGTATTTATCTTTCCGTTCTGCAAAAATGTTTACGAACGAAAGCAGGATAATGGCTTATGCTGTCTGGGATGTGGTAGTGTATATATTGAACAGCCTGATATTCGTTCTTATCGGACTGCAACTAAGAAATGTGATGCAGGGAATCACCGATTACTCTACCGGCACATTGGTGCTGTATGGAATTGCTATAAGCATGGTAGTAATAATAGTAAGATTTATATGGGTCGTTCCTGCAGCCATGCTTCCCCGTTATTTAAGCAAAAGGATCAGAGAAAAAGAAAAAGATTTTGACCCACGCAATATGGTATTGTTTGGATGGGCCGGCATGCGTGGAGTCGTTTCTATGGCGGCTGCATTGGCATTGCCCATTACATTGGACAATGGCACCGCTTTCCCACATCGCAATCTGATCATATATCTTACTTTTTGTGTTATCCTTTCTACGTTGATACTTTTAGGATTAACGCTTCCCTGGATCATAAAGAAAATGAAGATGCAACCGCATTCTATTGTTGCAGAAGAATATGAAGTAAGAACACATGTGGTGAGTCATGCTATTGAACATATTGAAGGAAATCTTTCACTGATACAGGATGAACTATTACACAACATCAAAAGCAAGTACGAAGTAAAATATAACAGACTGCAAAAAACTGATCTGCCTGCCAATTACTTTGGTAAAGGGGGTACACTTCCAACCAATACTTTTAATGAATATTCTCAATTACAAATAGGATTGATCTCTATTGAACGTAAAGCGCTGGACGAATTACACAAATCAGGTAAAGCAAGTGAGGAGATCCTCCGCAAAATTGAAAGAGAGCTTGACTTGGAAGAAACACGACTGCAAATGGAAATGTATCAGTAG
- a CDS encoding nuclear transport factor 2 family protein produces the protein MQPKEIIEKWVDAFNKVDIESLMNLYHDDATNHQVVNEPLVGKDAIRKMFETEFSLAEMVCIVENVFESGDWAMLEWKDPKGLRGCGFFHIINDKIIFQRGYWDRLSFLRMNGLPLPKE, from the coding sequence ATGCAACCTAAAGAAATAATAGAAAAATGGGTAGACGCATTCAACAAGGTTGATATCGAATCTTTGATGAATTTATATCATGATGACGCTACTAATCATCAGGTAGTAAATGAGCCGCTAGTAGGAAAAGATGCTATCAGGAAAATGTTTGAGACCGAATTCTCTTTAGCAGAAATGGTTTGTATTGTAGAAAATGTTTTCGAATCAGGCGACTGGGCAATGCTTGAATGGAAAGACCCCAAAGGACTAAGAGGTTGTGGATTCTTTCATATTATCAATGATAAGATAATATTTCAACGCGGCTATTGGGACAGATTATCTTTTTTAAGAATGAACGGATTGCCATTGCCAAAAGAGTAA